The genomic stretch TTGATAAGGAGCGATAACATGAGTCAGGATAATGAGCATCATGATATTATGACAATCTCTCAAGTGGCGAAGTATTTTCAAATTAGTGAGATGACCACATATAAATTAGTTCAGGATGGAAAAATTCCGGCTTTTAAAATTGGCAGTCACTGGCGTATTCAAAAGTCTGATCTTACTGAATTAATTAAGAAACTTAAGAACGGTGAGCGAATTTAGACGCTCTAAACGAAGAAAGCCCGATGATCCAAACGGATCATCGGGCTTTCTTCATTACTTATGAAGCAGAGGCTTCTCCTCTAAGCTCATTTTCAATGTCTTCAAGACTTCTTCCTTTCGTTTCTGGTACATACTTCATAACAAATAGGAAAGCAAATACACCGATTACAGCAAAGATTACAAATACCCATGCTGTTCCGAGCGCACCAAGTAAAACAGGGAAAAATAATGAAACAATTAGGTTTGATGCGGATAACAGGAGCGTCGTAAATCCTGTCGCTGCGCCACGTGCTTTATTCGGGAAGAGTTCTGGTAGCATAACCCAAACAACCGGACCCCAAGTGGCGGAGAAAAACACGATAAAGAGACCGAGAAAGACAACGGTTAACCAGGCAATTGTCGTGGTTAGTTCTGCCGTAAAGAGAATGGTTGCAAGAACGGCTAAGCTTAACGACATGCCAACATTGCCTAGGAGTAACAGTTTTTTTCGACCGAGTTTATCAATCGTAGCGATGGCAACAAGCGTCATTAAGACATTTACGATTCCGATCCCAAGCGTCCCAAGAATGGAAGCTGAATCACCGAGACCGGCTTTCGTGAAAATGGTAGGTGCATAGTAGATCACCGCATTAATACCAATTAACTGCTGAAAGATGGCGATCCCACTTCCAACGAGAAGCATCGGTCGAATCCATTTTGATTTAAGAACATCCCACGTGCTTTCTTCCACTTCTTCAATCTTCTTCATTTGCTTCATTTCTTCATCAATTTCATCTTGCTTTCTCGTTAAAGCCATGACGTTTCGTGCCTCATCTTCACGATTTCGTTTGATGAGCCAACGCGGGCTTTCTGGCATAAAGAGAACGCCAATCATTAAAACAAGTGCAGGAACGGAAGCGAGTCCAAGCATCCAGCGCCACCCCTCAATTGGTGCAAATGCATAATTAATGAGGTAAGCAAGCACAATTCCTATTGTAATCATTAACTGATTAAGTGAAGCAAGTGCGCCTCTTGATCTTGTTGGCGCCATTTCTGATAAGTATACAGGTACAATGGCCGTGGATCCTCCGACAGCAAGCCCAAGAATAACGCGACCTATAATTAAAACGACAGCATTCGGAGATAAAGCCAATACGAGTGAACCGATTAAATAAATGAGTGCGATTGCAAATACAACCCGTCTTCGCCCAAAACGGTCTGACACATATCCGCTCATGCCTGCTCCTACGATCGCACCACCTAATAGCGAGCTAACGACAACCCCTTGTAGAAAATCGGATAAAGGGATGTCTTGTTCAATAAATAATAACGCGCCAGATATGACACCGGTATCATATCCATACAACAATCCTCCGAGAGCCCCGAAGAAAAAAATCCAACCTTTGCTTATGTTTCTTTTCATAGAAGTACCCACCTTTTCACAACTTCTTTCTCCCAAATATCTTCCACATTTATGCAGGGAGCAAACATGGTATTTGAGGATGAATGTGTTCAGAAAAGGAAAGCTCTTGTCTTGACTTGTGACACGGTGTCACATATAGTTGGGGAGGTGATATGACACGGTGTCATAATTTTGTTGGTAGGTGATTTAATGTGCCAAAAGCTACGTTCTATAATTTAAAAGAAGAAAAGCGACAAATATTAATTGATGCTGCGAAACAGGAATTTTCCAGAGTTTCTCTTTACGAAGCATCTATCTCCAATATTTTAAAAACAGCTGGTATTCCAAGGGGAAGCTTTTATCAATACTTTGAGGATAAAGAAGATGCTTTTTTTTATTTATTAAATGAACATGCAAAAGAACGTCACGAATGCTTGGTTTCAAACTTAAAAAAGTACGAAGGAGATTTGTTTAAAGCCATTAGTGAAATTTTTAGGTCGACACTTGAGCATTCTGAGGATAAAGGGCAAAGGGATTTTATACGAAACGTATTGCTTAACATGAACTACAAAATTGAAAATACGTTTTCACAATATTTATCAGAAGACGTTGCTAATGAGCGGTATGATGATATTTATGATCTTGTTAATGCCGAACAGCTAAATGTAGCAAGCCGAAAAGAAATGTTTCATGTGATGCAAATCCTAACCGCAGTTACCTTTCATAATTTGATTCACAGCGTTTCGAACAACTTATCGGTCTCAGCTGCAATGAAGAAATATGAGACGGAGCTTAAACTATTGCAATCGGGTCTTATGCGATCGTCTTCTTAACGAACATCAAGAAAACAAACAGTGAGAAAGAAGGGAGAACATGAACGACAATCAACAATCAGGAGAAGGGATTGGTTCCTTTAACAAAGTCCCGCTCTTGATCGTCCTTTTATCTGGGGCATTTGCAGCCATTTTAAACCAAACGCTGCTTGCAACAGCTCTGCCTCATATTATGGTCGATCTCGATCTTGAGGCAAGTACAGCACAGTGGCTAACATCGATCTTTATGCTCGTCAACGGCGTGATGATTCCAATTACGGCATTTCTAATAGGAAAGTTCACCACAAGAACACTCTTTTTAACCGCGATGGGATTATTTGCAGTCGGAACGGCGATTTGTGCAGTGGCACCGAATTTTCCCCTCCTTATGGTCGGGCGAATTATTCAGGCTTCTGGGGCGGGGATTATCATTCCCCTCATGCAAACGATCCTCTTTTTAATCTTTCCCGTAGAAAAACGCGGAACAGCAATGGGGATGTTTGGCCTTGTCATTTCATTTGCACCAGCAATCGGACCGACGTTATCCGGTTGGCTCGTTGAGCAATACCCGTGGAGAAGTTTGTTCTATGTCATTCTTCCCATTGTGATTATTGATTTTGTTATTGCTTATTTGATTTTGAAAAACGTGACAGAACAAACGAATCCGAAGCTTGATATTTTATCAATCGTCCTTTCTTCACTAGGATTTGGCGGTTTGCTGTACGGGTTTAGTAGTGCAGGTACAAATGGATGGGCAAGCGAACAGGTTATTATTTCCATGCTTATTGGCGCAGTTACACTATGCTGGTTCATTTTACGTCAGCTAAAATTAAAACAACCCGTGCTTCAATTTAGAGTGTTTCAATATAAGCTTTTCACGTTAACAACGGTATTAGGAATGGTTGTGTTTATCGCGATGATTGGGGCGGCAACTGTGCTCCCTTTGCTGATGCAAAATATGCTTGGTTTCACAGCGTTTGAATCAGGATTAATGCTTTTACCAGGTGCTCTTATAATGGGCTTTATGAACCCTATTACTGGACGAATTTTTGATAAGTTTGGGGCAAAGTGGCTTGCCATTATTGGGCTGATCATCGTAACGGTGACGACATTTATGTTTACGAACTTAACACCTGATACAACGTTCACTTATCTTGCCATTGTGAATGCGGTAAGAATGTTCGGGGTTGCCATGGTTATGATGCCGGTAACTACAGCTGGACTTAATCAGCTTCCAGCTCATCTTATTCCACATGGCACAGCCATGAACAATACCATGCGTCAGGTGTCTGGTGCGGTTGGCACAGCCCTTCTCGTAACTGTCATGTCTCAAGCAGCACAGCCATCCCGTGGTGTGGAAGGTCTTGTTCACGGGGTGAATGTCTCCTTTATCGTTGCGGGGATTTCTGCGATTATTGGACTTGTGATGGCATTCTTTATCAGGCAGCCGAAAGCGGATAAAGAACCTGCTGAACGAACCAAAGTAGCGACTGAAAATTAACAGAGTGAATTATTAAGAGAATCTCTTTTCTAAAGAATTGATCTAGATCTTAAAAAGAAATAACTCTTCAAAAACTCTTTCTACACATAAGTAGGAAGAGTTTTTTTGTAAGAACGGATGAAACAAATTTCCTACTCATTCGTAGAAAGAGATAACCTTTGTTAGAAGGAGCGGTAAGTGATGAAAAGAGCAAAAAATGAAAGCAAGATGGGAGTAGGGATGGGTGTTGGAGTGGCAATCGGAGCAGGAGTAGGGGTTGCGCTCGATAACATTGCAGTAGGTATTGGTGTTGGCATCGCGCTAGGAGTAGCTTATGGTACTAGTGTAAATAAAAAGAAGGATTAGCAGAAAGGCAGCTCAACCTACTATGAGGTTGAGCTGCTTGTTTATTTGTTTTGATCTGCATATACGGTCATGGCATCTCTCATAAAGAGCGCGAGACCTTCTCCGTATTGGTCAATGTTCTTTGTGAAGCGCTCATCCTCGATATACATTTGACCAAGTCCTTGAAACGCCTCAAGCGTATAATGATAGCCTACATTGTTGTTTAGAAAGTCATACCACTCGTGAATAGCATTCTGTGCTTCTTCTGAAGCGGGGGAGCCATGTCTTAACTTGGCAAGCTTTCTATAAATCGTATGGAACGACTGACCGAGCGCCTCTGTTTCATTTCTAGATAAGTTCTTCAGCTTTTGTGTTGAACCGTTAACGGCTTCATCTCCAAACCTTTCTCGAGCTTCTTGTTCATACTGGTTTTGAGCAAAGTCTAAGCCTTTAAATTTCTCTTGATCTGTCATAGTCCGTTCTCCTTTCACATTTTGAATCGTTTGGTCAATCGTGGCAATGATCGTCTCCAGACGCTCCTTCTTTTCGACAAGTCGTTCTTTTTGATAGTGCAATGCTTCAAGTTGATTGAAATCAGGGCGTCCCAAAATATTTTTGATTTTCTTAAGTGGGAAATCAAGTGCCTTAAAGAACAAAATTTGCTGTAGCTTTTCAATATCATCGTTCGTATAAAGACGATAGCCGGTTTCTGATGTTGCAGGCGATAATAGGCCAATTTCGTCGTAGTAATGAAGGGTTCGAATGCTAATACCAGTTAAATTAGCAACTTCTTTCACGTGTTTCACAACAACCTCTCCTCCTTTCCTTGTTAACTTTAGAGGATTACGTAACGTAAGAGTCAACATAAAAGATAAACGTCTTTCGTCCTATTTTAAAGATTCCTCCTCGTACTCGATCTCTTTCTAGCGGAAAAATGTTATTATTTAGGTGAATGTAGTGAATATTTAGAATAATGTACTGATCCACAATTTTCCCCTTTCACGATAAGACAACTAAAAGGAGGAGCATATGCAGGAGATGTCAATGGTTTTAAGAGATGGAAGAAGACTTGGCTATTGGGGTTATGGTGATGAAACAGGAACACCAATCATGCTTTTTCATGGAACGCCAGGATCGCGCATCTGGTTTTTAGAAGATGATGAACTGGCAAAAGCAATGGGCATTAATTTAATTTCAATTGATCGACCGGGATACGGACTTTCGACTTTTCAACATAACAGAACAATTCTCGACTGGGCTGTTGATGTGGAGGAGCTTGCATCACATCTTGGTTTAAACCGTTTTTCTGTTCTCGGCGTTTCTGGAGGGGGTCCATTTGCTGCGGCGTGTGCGTTTGCTTTACCTGATCGGATTCATCATACCGCGCTTGTTTCTTCAGCTACGCCATTTCGAAAGGGGAAAGCGCCGAAGGAAATGGCGAAAGAAAACCGCATTGCCTTTTTTCTAACAAAGTATTTTCCTTGGGTGATTAGAAAAGCGAACCTTGCTCAAAAGAAAATGTTAGAGAAAAATCCTGCGAAATACAAGTCCTCCATGTTAACTGCCACACACCGTCATCTCTCCAAGTGGGATCGGGAATTGTTAAAAGAAGAACCACTTGTGGAAACGAGCTACTATCATGCAAAAGAAGCTTACCGGCAAGGTGTAGAAGGTGTGATGTATGAAACACAGCTCTTATCGAAGGAGTGGGGCTTTGAAATTAGTGAGATTCAAAGTCCACTTCGCATCTGGCATGGAGAAAAAGATACGCTCTCACCAGTGAACGAAATTCGTAAGTTGGCAGCATATAGTTCATCAACTGAAATTACTGTAATTGATGAAGGAGGTCATTTTTTAACGGAAAATGAAGATCTTTGGGCTGATATGTTACGATATTTAAAAGGTAGTAGTAATGGCGTTTACGTAAACGCTTAAACGATGGAGATGATGAATTGAAAACAGAAAGAGAAAAAATGGTAAGCGGGGAGCTTTACCGTCCAGACGACCATGAGCTTCTAGGGGATCGCCTTCATGCAAGGCAGATAACAAGACTATACAATCAAACCATTGAAACAGATTTAGAAGAAAGAACGAGGTTGTTGAAGACCTTTCTTGGTTCAACGAAACAGAACGTATACATTGAACCTACGTTTAAATGCGATTACGGTTACAACATACATGTGGGAGAGAACTTTTTCGCGAATTTCGACTGTGTGTTTCTCGATATTTGTGAGATTCGATTTGGAGACAACTGTATGTTAGCTCCAGGTGTACACATTTATGCTGCCACGCATCCGCTCGATCCGACTGAACGCAATTCAGGTCAAGAATATGGTAAGCCTGTCTTAATTGGTGACAATGTTTGGATCGGGGGAGGAGCTATTATTAATCCAGGTGTTACGATCGGAGATAATGCCGTTATTGCTTCAGGTGCCGTGGTTGTTAAGGATGTACCGGCAAATGTGGTGGTTGGCGGGAATCCTGCAAAGCTTATTAAAGAGATTGAAAAATAAATCATTAGAAAATCATTAAATCTTATTGAAAGCGGTTTAAAAGTGGTGTATAGTTTGGTTATTAAAGTTACCAAAACGTTTCGGATATGATGGAGGTTGTGAGAGAAGCAAATGGCAACGATTAAAGATATTGCAAAACAAGCAGGCGTTTCCGTCACAACAGTGTCCAGGGCATTAAATGGGTACTCTGATGTGAGTGAGCGTACAAGAAAGAAAATTAAGCAGATCGCAGATGAGCTTTCTTACAGTCCAAACGCGTTAGCGAGAAGTCTCGTCATGAATAAGACAAAAACAATAGGTTTACTCGTATCAGGGATTTCGAGAGAAGGAGCGAAGGATAATATTGTTTTTGAAGTGTTAACTGGCGTGAATGAATACTGCGGTGAAGTTGACTATGATATTGTTTTGTTCAATACATCGAGCAGTCAGCAGAAACAGAAAACCTATACCCAGCTCTGTCGAGAGCGCCGCGTAGATGGAGTGGTTATTCAAGGAATTAAAAACGATGACCCCTATTTAATGGAAGTTGTTGAAAGCGATATTCCCTGCGTACTTGTTGATATACCGATCCAGGGTGATACGGTTGGCTATGTTGCGACTGATAATGTGGCTGGCGCAAAAGAGGCGGTTCAGTATCTCATCGATCTTGGACATAAGCAAATCGGCATGATTAATGGTCATGACCGTGCCTTTGTTAGCCAAGAGCGAATTCAGGGATATAAAGATGGATTAGAAAGCAATCATCTTCCTTATCATGAAGCACTTGTGTCTAACGGCGGATTTTCTGAAAAACAAGCAGAAAAAGAAGCTGTTTCCTTACTAACAGCCTTTCCAGAGACGTCAGCTATTTTTTGTGCGAGTGATTTAATGGCATTTGGCGTTATGAGAGCGGCAAAACGAGTTGGAAGAGAAGTCCCTAAAGAGTTGTCGATCATTGGATATGACAATATCAATCTTTCTAGCTATGTTACACCTGCTCTGACGACCATATCTCAGGATATGTTTCAAATCGGCTACTCAGCCGCCGAATTATTAATTGATTTATTGGAAGGTGGAAATCCGCCAAGAAGTAAAATTGTTTCTCATGAGCTTGTGATAAGAGAATCGACTTGTGAGCGCAAATAGAAAACCTGCATGGTCAGGTTTCTTTTTAGGAGAAAATCCGAAACGTTTAGGATTTTTTTGCGCTATTTCCAAAACGTTTAAGTAGGAGGGCAAAATGGATTATAGAGTAATAAAAGAAAATGACTTATTTCTACTAACAGATGAGAATGGGAACATTCCTCGTGACCATCCCTATGGACCAGGTCTCTATAAAAAGGATACAAGATTTCTAAGTAGCTTTGAGTTAAAGATAAACGGTGAAGAACCGATTCTATTGTCTTCAGAAGCGAAAAAAAGCTACGAAAATGAAATGATTCTGACCAATCCTCATATGGAAGATAATGGCCAGCTGATCTTATGGAGAGAGTCCATTGAACTAAAACGTAAACGCTTTATTTATGATGATGTTCTTTATGAACAGGTGACAGTGAAGAATTATTATCCGAAGCCACTTACGTTCCGCATCAGCCTCGATATCGACGTTGATTTTGCAGATATGTTTCATGTAAGGAAATTTCACAGCGGTGTAGTGGGAGCACGTACTGGTGTAGATGTGAGTACATATTCAATGAGCTACGACTACAAAGGAGCAGACAACGTCAGTCGTTCAACAGTTTTAAGCTGGGATCGTAAACCGATCGATGTGAAGGAAGGCTGTTTAGATTTTGAATTTACTCTTAATCACAGTGAGGAGGAGACGCTGACTATTAAAGTGAACCCGACGATTGCTGAAGAGCGTGGCAACGAGTATTCAACCGATGTTGCTTACGAGAAGCTCATTACTTCCTACCAATCTTGGAGTGACAAAACCACAAAAGTGAAAACAGATTATCTACCGCTACAACATATGGTTGATCGAGGTCTCAGTGATCTAAGGTTATTGTTAACGGATCTTGGTTACGGTTCCTTTCCAGTCGCTGGATTACCATGGTTTGGCGTTCCGTTTGGACGGGATAGTTTAATTGCTGCTCTACAAATGCTCTCATTCAATCCGGATGTCGCCAAAGGAACACTTAGAACAATGGCACATTATCAGGGGGAAAACAATGATCCATGGAGAGACGAACAGCCTGGAAAGATCATGCATGAAATGCGGTATGGCGAGTTAGCAAATACCAACCAAGTTCCGTTTACTCCATACTATGGTTCGGTTGATTCGACACCGTTGTTTCTCGTATTACTCGTTGAATATGTAAAGTGGACGAAAGATTTGGCACTGGCGGAAGAACTCATGCCAAACATCCTTGCTGCGCTCGATTGGATTGACCAATTTGGGGATCAAGACGGAGATGGGTTTGTGGAATACCATCAGGAATCAAGTAAAGGAATTGCGAATCAGGGATGGAAAGATTCAGGTGATTCCATTGTGCATCGGAATGGCGATTACGCGGAAACTCCAATTGCATTAGTAGAAGTCCAGGGTTATGTCTACCAAGCGAAAATAGGTCTTGCTGATATATTTGAAGCTTTACGTAATACGGAAATGGCCAATGAATTGCGTGAACAAGCGGCAAGTTTAAAAGTGATATTTCACGAAGCTTTCTGGATGGAGGACCAAGATTTTTATGCGTTAGCACTTGATAAAGATAAAAAGCAAGTTGGTACACTAACTTCAAATCCAGGACATCTGCTAGTTTCAGGTATTTTAAACAAAGAGGCAATCGAGTCTGTCTCACGCATTCTTACTTCAGAAAAAATGTTCTCCGGGTTCGGCATCCGGACAATGGGTGAGGGAGAAGCAGGATACAACCCAATGAGCTATCACGATGGAAGTGTATGGCCGCACGATAATAGTCTGATCTTGCTAGGCATGGGTAAAAACGATCGAGAAGAAGAAGCGTCTCTTATCATGAATGGTCTTATTACTGCAGCTGCGCATTTCGACTATGATCGTCTTGCCGAATTGTTTTGTGGCTACGACCATGGTTCTGGCAAATTGGTTAAATATCCAGTGGCTTGTTCTCCTCAAGCATGGGCAGCGGGGACGCCGCTAACATTTGTTCAAACACTGCTCGGGTGTTTCCCAGATAGTTTGAAGGGTGAATTAACATTAAAACCCCGTCTACTCGAAGGGATGAATGAGCTACATGTGGAGCAATTACGTATCGGTGATGGCTTTCTATCCCTCTCGCTAAAGCGAACGACGAATGGGATGACGGAACTAAATGTTCACGAAAATTCAACTGGATTAAGTATGAGTACTGCAGAAACTTCCCTGAGCTAGTCATTGGACCGCTCAGAGGCATTCATATCAAATTTTGAAAGGGGATTCATTATGATGAAAACGAAAAAATGGTTGTCTGCTACTGTTGTCTCTTCCTTCTTAATCGGCTCGATGTTAACTGGTTGTAGTAGTGGCGAGGAGTCTGGAAATGAAAGTTCAGATGGAAAGACTGTTGTTGAAATGAGCGGGTGGGGAGCTAGTCCAGAAGAACAAGAATTACTTGAAGAGACGCTTGCTTCTTTTGAGGAAGAGCATCCAGACATCGACGTAGAGTTCCAAACAATTTCTGATCAGTATATGGATGTCATGAAAACGCGCTTGATTGGCGGAGAAGCTGCGGATGTGTTTTATCTTGATGCTTCTGAAGCACCAGGTCTTATGAGCAAGGGCGTGCTTGAGCCATTAGATGAGTACGTGACAGATGATTTTGATATAGACGATTTTGAACAGCCACTCGTAGATGCATTTAAACAAGATGGCAAAACATACGGTTTTCCGAAAGACTTCTCTACCTTAGCTCTTTTTTACAATAAAAAAGCGTTTGAAGAAGCTGGATTAACGGAACCGCCTAAGACCATGGAAGAGCTTAGAGAGTATGCAAAGAAATTAACGGTTGATGAAGATGGTGATGGTAAACCAGAACAATATGGCCTAGGTCTTGCAAAAGAACTTGCACGACAATTCTACAAACTGGATTCTTATGGAGCAAAATTGGTTGACAAAGATGGAAATGCTGCATTTGCAAGTAAGGAAGCGATCGAAGCTCTTCAACCAGTTGTGGATCAATATCGTAACGATAAAACATCAGCGCTACCAAGTGATGTAGGTGCAGGCTGGGGCGGAGAGATGTTTGGACAGGGTGAAGCCGCTATGGTGATTGAAGGAAACTGGGCTGTGCCCTTCCTTGAAAATAACTTCGCTGACCTTGAATTTGGAACAGCAGAAGTTCCAACGATTAAAGGTGAACAGGCTACAGCCGCCTTTCCAGTTGCTTATGTGATGAACAAAGAGTCAGAGAAAAAAGACGCTGCCTGGGAGCTGATTTCCTACCTCACAGGGAAAGAAGGGATGAAGATTTGGACGAGTAAAGGCTTCGCGCTACCAACGAGAAAATCGGTTGCAGAAGAATTAGGTTATGCAGATGATGAAATTCGCGGTGCCCTCGTAGATGGTGCATCCTATGCGCAACCATGGCAAGCAGGGGAAAATCTTCCGACCATTTCCAATAACTTTGACAATCAATTTACAAGCGCTTTGCTTGGAGAACAACCTCTTGATAAAGCTCTGAAGAAAGCAGAAGATACAGCTAACCAGGAAATTAGTGCTGGAAATTAAGTGAGCATGGGGGAGATCTTTCCCCTTTTTAATTGGACCGTATCTTTGAAAGGAAGTGTTGTAATTGAGTAAGGGTCATCCTTCAAATCAACCCTTAGAAACGCAGGGTACAAATCCAAATTACACGAAGCGTAAGCCAATCGGGAAGGCCTTGAAAGAAACGTTCACAGGGTATTTTTTCATGGGGCCGGCCATTTTTGTGATTGGCATTTTCATCTTAATCCCTATTTTTTACGCTATTTTTCTCTCATTTAATAAAGTGGAACTTCTTGGTGGGACAAGCTATCAATTTACTGGACTGGACAATTTCTTAAGGATGGAAGTTGACAGCAGGGCATTGATTTCACTGAAGAATACAGCAGAGTATGTGGCAATCGTCGTGCCAATTCAGACATTTCTAGCCCTTATCCTCGCAGCTGTATTAAATTCAGATATTAAAGGGAAAAATTTGTTTCGTATTATTTTTTTCCTACCAACCGTTACGTCATCAGCTGTCCTCACCCTTATTTTTATGTGGATGTATAATCCAGATGGGTTAATCAATCATGTGCTAGCATTCGTAAATCTCCCAACCTATAACTGGCTAGCTGATCCAGCGATCGCCTTGAAATCGATTATGATTATGAACATTTGGGCGACGGCTCCATTTTTCATGATCATTTATTTAGCAGCCATGCAAGATATTTCAGATTCAATCTACGAAGCGGCAACGATCGACGGAGCAAATTGGTGGCAGAAATTCTTTAAAATTACCATTCCGATGTTGAAACCTGTGACATTCTTTGTGGTAGTTATGTCTGTGATTGGGACATTTCAATTGTTTGACCA from Bacillus sp. Cs-700 encodes the following:
- a CDS encoding helix-turn-helix domain-containing protein; translation: MSQDNEHHDIMTISQVAKYFQISEMTTYKLVQDGKIPAFKIGSHWRIQKSDLTELIKKLKNGERI
- a CDS encoding sugar porter family MFS transporter, with translation MKRNISKGWIFFFGALGGLLYGYDTGVISGALLFIEQDIPLSDFLQGVVVSSLLGGAIVGAGMSGYVSDRFGRRRVVFAIALIYLIGSLVLALSPNAVVLIIGRVILGLAVGGSTAIVPVYLSEMAPTRSRGALASLNQLMITIGIVLAYLINYAFAPIEGWRWMLGLASVPALVLMIGVLFMPESPRWLIKRNREDEARNVMALTRKQDEIDEEMKQMKKIEEVEESTWDVLKSKWIRPMLLVGSGIAIFQQLIGINAVIYYAPTIFTKAGLGDSASILGTLGIGIVNVLMTLVAIATIDKLGRKKLLLLGNVGMSLSLAVLATILFTAELTTTIAWLTVVFLGLFIVFFSATWGPVVWVMLPELFPNKARGAATGFTTLLLSASNLIVSLFFPVLLGALGTAWVFVIFAVIGVFAFLFVMKYVPETKGRSLEDIENELRGEASAS
- a CDS encoding TetR/AcrR family transcriptional regulator codes for the protein MPKATFYNLKEEKRQILIDAAKQEFSRVSLYEASISNILKTAGIPRGSFYQYFEDKEDAFFYLLNEHAKERHECLVSNLKKYEGDLFKAISEIFRSTLEHSEDKGQRDFIRNVLLNMNYKIENTFSQYLSEDVANERYDDIYDLVNAEQLNVASRKEMFHVMQILTAVTFHNLIHSVSNNLSVSAAMKKYETELKLLQSGLMRSSS
- a CDS encoding DHA2 family efflux MFS transporter permease subunit, whose translation is MNDNQQSGEGIGSFNKVPLLIVLLSGAFAAILNQTLLATALPHIMVDLDLEASTAQWLTSIFMLVNGVMIPITAFLIGKFTTRTLFLTAMGLFAVGTAICAVAPNFPLLMVGRIIQASGAGIIIPLMQTILFLIFPVEKRGTAMGMFGLVISFAPAIGPTLSGWLVEQYPWRSLFYVILPIVIIDFVIAYLILKNVTEQTNPKLDILSIVLSSLGFGGLLYGFSSAGTNGWASEQVIISMLIGAVTLCWFILRQLKLKQPVLQFRVFQYKLFTLTTVLGMVVFIAMIGAATVLPLLMQNMLGFTAFESGLMLLPGALIMGFMNPITGRIFDKFGAKWLAIIGLIIVTVTTFMFTNLTPDTTFTYLAIVNAVRMFGVAMVMMPVTTAGLNQLPAHLIPHGTAMNNTMRQVSGAVGTALLVTVMSQAAQPSRGVEGLVHGVNVSFIVAGISAIIGLVMAFFIRQPKADKEPAERTKVATEN
- a CDS encoding MerR family transcriptional regulator — its product is MLTLTLRNPLKLTRKGGEVVVKHVKEVANLTGISIRTLHYYDEIGLLSPATSETGYRLYTNDDIEKLQQILFFKALDFPLKKIKNILGRPDFNQLEALHYQKERLVEKKERLETIIATIDQTIQNVKGERTMTDQEKFKGLDFAQNQYEQEARERFGDEAVNGSTQKLKNLSRNETEALGQSFHTIYRKLAKLRHGSPASEEAQNAIHEWYDFLNNNVGYHYTLEAFQGLGQMYIEDERFTKNIDQYGEGLALFMRDAMTVYADQNK
- a CDS encoding alpha/beta hydrolase — translated: MQEMSMVLRDGRRLGYWGYGDETGTPIMLFHGTPGSRIWFLEDDELAKAMGINLISIDRPGYGLSTFQHNRTILDWAVDVEELASHLGLNRFSVLGVSGGGPFAAACAFALPDRIHHTALVSSATPFRKGKAPKEMAKENRIAFFLTKYFPWVIRKANLAQKKMLEKNPAKYKSSMLTATHRHLSKWDRELLKEEPLVETSYYHAKEAYRQGVEGVMYETQLLSKEWGFEISEIQSPLRIWHGEKDTLSPVNEIRKLAAYSSSTEITVIDEGGHFLTENEDLWADMLRYLKGSSNGVYVNA
- a CDS encoding maltose acetyltransferase domain-containing protein, whose protein sequence is MKTEREKMVSGELYRPDDHELLGDRLHARQITRLYNQTIETDLEERTRLLKTFLGSTKQNVYIEPTFKCDYGYNIHVGENFFANFDCVFLDICEIRFGDNCMLAPGVHIYAATHPLDPTERNSGQEYGKPVLIGDNVWIGGGAIINPGVTIGDNAVIASGAVVVKDVPANVVVGGNPAKLIKEIEK
- a CDS encoding LacI family DNA-binding transcriptional regulator, which encodes MATIKDIAKQAGVSVTTVSRALNGYSDVSERTRKKIKQIADELSYSPNALARSLVMNKTKTIGLLVSGISREGAKDNIVFEVLTGVNEYCGEVDYDIVLFNTSSSQQKQKTYTQLCRERRVDGVVIQGIKNDDPYLMEVVESDIPCVLVDIPIQGDTVGYVATDNVAGAKEAVQYLIDLGHKQIGMINGHDRAFVSQERIQGYKDGLESNHLPYHEALVSNGGFSEKQAEKEAVSLLTAFPETSAIFCASDLMAFGVMRAAKRVGREVPKELSIIGYDNINLSSYVTPALTTISQDMFQIGYSAAELLIDLLEGGNPPRSKIVSHELVIRESTCERK
- a CDS encoding amylo-alpha-1,6-glucosidase is translated as MDYRVIKENDLFLLTDENGNIPRDHPYGPGLYKKDTRFLSSFELKINGEEPILLSSEAKKSYENEMILTNPHMEDNGQLILWRESIELKRKRFIYDDVLYEQVTVKNYYPKPLTFRISLDIDVDFADMFHVRKFHSGVVGARTGVDVSTYSMSYDYKGADNVSRSTVLSWDRKPIDVKEGCLDFEFTLNHSEEETLTIKVNPTIAEERGNEYSTDVAYEKLITSYQSWSDKTTKVKTDYLPLQHMVDRGLSDLRLLLTDLGYGSFPVAGLPWFGVPFGRDSLIAALQMLSFNPDVAKGTLRTMAHYQGENNDPWRDEQPGKIMHEMRYGELANTNQVPFTPYYGSVDSTPLFLVLLVEYVKWTKDLALAEELMPNILAALDWIDQFGDQDGDGFVEYHQESSKGIANQGWKDSGDSIVHRNGDYAETPIALVEVQGYVYQAKIGLADIFEALRNTEMANELREQAASLKVIFHEAFWMEDQDFYALALDKDKKQVGTLTSNPGHLLVSGILNKEAIESVSRILTSEKMFSGFGIRTMGEGEAGYNPMSYHDGSVWPHDNSLILLGMGKNDREEEASLIMNGLITAAAHFDYDRLAELFCGYDHGSGKLVKYPVACSPQAWAAGTPLTFVQTLLGCFPDSLKGELTLKPRLLEGMNELHVEQLRIGDGFLSLSLKRTTNGMTELNVHENSTGLSMSTAETSLS